A genome region from Numida meleagris isolate 19003 breed g44 Domestic line chromosome 14, NumMel1.0, whole genome shotgun sequence includes the following:
- the RAB36 gene encoding ras-related protein Rab-36 produces MKSNLKHMAPPVSRDRIISQFPKWYTPEACLQFKDHFHAQLRTACLQRTGTAGLKISKVVVVGDVYVGKTSLINRFCKDRFERDYKATIGVDFEIERFEIVGIPYNLQIWDTAGQEKFKCIASAYYRGAEVIITVFDLADIQTLDHTKQWLEDALRENEPNSIFIFLVGTKKDLVSDAVCERTELDAIRFANDMQAEYWSVSAKTGENVKEFFSRVAALAFEQSMIKELEKTTGHMAQIGTGNLIRLEQNLMEIPQVNAQESSSCC; encoded by the exons ATGAAGTCCAACCTAAAGCATATGGCTCCCCCAGTGAGCAGGGACAGAATAATCTCCCAGTTTCCTAAG TGGTACACTCCTGAGGCCTGTCTGCAGTTCAAAGACCACTTCCACGCGCAGCTCAGGACTGCTTGTCTGCAGAGGACCGGAACAGCTGG GCTGAAAATATCCAAAGTGGTTGTGGTAGGAGACGTCTATGTTGGGAAAACTAGCCTCATCAACAG ATTCTGTAAAGATCGTTTTGAACGAGATTACAAGGCGACCATTGGAGTGGATTTTGAAATTGAACGTTTTGAAATAGTTGGAATACCATATAATCTCCAGAT ATGGGACACAGCAGGTCAGGAAAAGTTCAAGTGCATTGCATCTGCTTATTACCGAGGAGCAGAGG TTATAATAACAGTGTTTGATCTAGCTGATATCCAGACTTTGGATCACACCAA gcaGTGGCTGGAAGATGCTTTGAGAGAAAATGAGCCAAATTCCATCTTCATCTTTCTTGttggaacaaaaaaagatttggtG TCAGATGCTGTTTGTGAAAGGACAGAGCTAGATGCTATCCGCTTTGCGAATGACATGCAGGCAGAATACTGGTCAGTTTCAGCCAAAACAG GGGAAAATGTCAAAGAGTTCTTTTCCAGAGTTGCTGCCTTGGCCTTTGAACAATCCATGATAAAGGAGCTGGAGAAAACCACAGGGCACATGGCTCAAATTGGGACAGGAAACCTCATCA GACTGGAACAGAACTTGATGGAAATCCCACAAGTCAATGCTCAAGAAAGCTCAAGTTGCTGCTGA